A genomic region of Deinococcus sp. KSM4-11 contains the following coding sequences:
- a CDS encoding MraY family glycosyltransferase produces MDFLHALVAPLGIADPLGRGFLSVVLTFVTAWVFTWQFIPRLRDFAVQAGWADQPNARRLNTEPLPNAGGLAIYAGFLVSVIVAWALRPIVVEIVNIQVLAILLGASLLVLVGFIDDQFGLSPAFRLLVQTLAAVLLVVNGLKIDFNAIPFLPVLPPGLNGPLSTLLTILWIVGLTNAVNLMDGVDGVVGGVGFVVSAVLLATAAQFPDRAAAVVLLAGLAGAALGYLRHNFNPSRIIMGDAGAYLFGYTLAAVSLLGTLKFSAGASLLVPLIVLALPVLDTTQVVIGRLARGIRNPLGHPDKTHIHHRVLARTSSARRTAVILWIVALLCGMTGMALQGVHLPVILATGVGVALSLWFVAYRRMRALNLTTPTSDAKESDL; encoded by the coding sequence ATGGATTTTCTGCATGCGCTCGTCGCGCCGCTGGGGATCGCCGACCCGCTGGGCCGGGGGTTCCTGAGTGTCGTCCTGACCTTCGTGACCGCCTGGGTGTTCACCTGGCAGTTCATTCCGCGGCTGCGTGACTTCGCCGTGCAGGCGGGCTGGGCAGACCAGCCGAATGCCCGCAGACTGAACACGGAACCCCTCCCGAATGCCGGTGGACTGGCCATCTACGCGGGCTTTCTGGTCAGCGTGATCGTGGCCTGGGCGCTGAGGCCCATCGTGGTCGAGATCGTGAACATCCAGGTGCTCGCGATCCTGCTGGGCGCGTCGCTGCTGGTTCTGGTGGGCTTCATCGACGACCAGTTCGGGTTGTCCCCGGCCTTCCGGCTGCTGGTGCAGACGCTCGCGGCCGTGCTGCTCGTCGTCAACGGCCTGAAGATCGATTTCAACGCCATCCCCTTCCTGCCGGTGCTGCCGCCGGGCCTGAACGGCCCCCTGAGCACCCTGCTGACAATCCTGTGGATCGTGGGCCTCACGAACGCCGTGAACCTGATGGATGGCGTGGACGGTGTGGTGGGCGGCGTGGGCTTCGTGGTGAGTGCCGTCCTGCTCGCCACCGCCGCGCAGTTTCCGGACAGGGCGGCCGCCGTCGTGTTGCTGGCCGGTCTGGCCGGGGCCGCGTTGGGCTATCTGCGGCACAACTTCAACCCCAGCCGCATCATCATGGGCGATGCCGGGGCATACCTGTTCGGCTACACGCTCGCGGCTGTGAGCCTGCTCGGCACGCTGAAGTTCAGCGCCGGGGCCAGTCTGCTCGTGCCGCTGATCGTGCTGGCCCTCCCCGTGCTCGACACCACCCAGGTCGTGATCGGTCGCCTGGCGCGCGGAATCCGCAACCCCCTGGGCCACCCGGACAAGACCCACATCCACCACCGGGTGCTCGCCCGGACGTCGAGCGCCCGCCGCACGGCCGTGATCCTGTGGATCGTGGCCCTGCTGTGCGGCATGACCGGCATGGCGCTTCAGGGCGTGCATCTGCCCGTGATCCTCGCCACTGGGGTGGGCGTGGCGCTGTCGCTGTGGTTCGTGGCCTACCGACGCATGCGGGCCCTGAACCTGACCACCCCTACGTCCGACGCGAAGGAATCCGACCTATGA
- the wecB gene encoding non-hydrolyzing UDP-N-acetylglucosamine 2-epimerase yields the protein MTDRIIVLAFGTRPEATKMAPVYRAIEATTGLRPMILSTGQQRQMLDGALNVFGLIPDRDLNVMTDRQTLAGLTARIVPEAGRTLQEMGADMVLVHGDTSTSFCVALSAFYEGIPVGHVEAGLRSGSLKEPFPEEANRRLTGVLSTLDFAPTAGSKANLLREGKAAGGIFVTGQTAVDAVREVAGRVPLRPEWQARLDAGQRLVTVTMHRRENQPTMLEMAAALARVAAAHPDAHFIYPVHLSPAVQEAVRPALGPVPNFELIDPLDYSDMAPLMAASVLLATDSGGLQEEGAALGVPVAVLRNVTERPEGLEAGVLKLAGTDPERLEAVLSGLLSDASALDAMRRARNPYGDGLASGRIAQAIAWHFGLTERPADWS from the coding sequence ATGACTGACCGCATCATCGTGCTGGCGTTCGGCACCCGCCCCGAGGCGACCAAGATGGCGCCCGTGTACCGCGCCATCGAGGCCACCACAGGACTGCGGCCCATGATCCTCTCGACCGGCCAGCAACGCCAGATGCTCGACGGCGCGCTGAACGTGTTCGGCCTCATCCCGGACAGGGATCTGAACGTCATGACCGACCGGCAGACCCTCGCGGGCCTCACCGCGCGCATCGTGCCCGAGGCCGGACGGACACTTCAAGAGATGGGGGCGGACATGGTGCTGGTGCACGGCGACACCAGCACGAGCTTCTGCGTGGCGCTGAGTGCCTTCTACGAGGGTATCCCCGTCGGCCACGTCGAAGCGGGCCTGCGTTCCGGCAGCCTGAAAGAGCCCTTCCCGGAGGAGGCCAACCGCCGACTGACCGGCGTGCTCTCCACGCTGGACTTCGCGCCGACGGCCGGTAGCAAGGCCAACCTGCTGCGTGAGGGTAAGGCCGCAGGCGGCATCTTCGTGACCGGTCAGACGGCGGTGGACGCCGTGCGTGAGGTCGCGGGCCGGGTGCCGCTGCGGCCCGAATGGCAGGCCCGCTTGGACGCCGGGCAGCGCCTGGTGACCGTCACCATGCACCGCCGCGAGAACCAGCCCACCATGCTCGAGATGGCCGCCGCCCTGGCCCGCGTGGCCGCCGCGCACCCGGACGCGCACTTCATCTACCCGGTGCACCTGTCGCCCGCCGTGCAGGAGGCCGTTCGCCCTGCCCTTGGCCCGGTGCCGAACTTCGAGCTGATCGATCCGCTGGACTACAGCGACATGGCCCCCCTGATGGCCGCGTCGGTGCTGCTCGCCACGGACAGCGGCGGCCTGCAGGAGGAAGGCGCAGCCCTGGGTGTGCCTGTGGCCGTCCTGCGGAATGTCACCGAGCGCCCGGAGGGGCTGGAGGCCGGTGTTCTGAAACTCGCCGGAACCGATCCCGAGCGGCTGGAGGCGGTGCTGAGCGGCCTGCTCTCGGATGCCTCGGCGCTGGACGCCATGCGTCGTGCCCGCAATCCCTACGGGGATGGGCTGGCCTCCGGCCGGATCGCTCAGGCCATCGCATGGCACTTCGGCCTCACCGAGCGCCCTGCTGACTGGAGCTGA
- a CDS encoding diacylglycerol kinase family protein — MTVAAVPRMYAVVLNPQAGGGAAARAWPSLRVELEARGLPYVLIQEPSGEAALARVKALEADVAVLAVGGDGTVGALLPAIVGTGRPLGILPLGTGNDFAGMLRLRPGQLGPALDRLRYAPRLVDALEVTIEAGEQQGRHAVLLNGLGMGFDAQVAATMASAPSRLQGFSRYAWAALVTVRELSLTPVTITMDGALLYDGPSALVAVMNGTRYGGGFQISPDSDVRDGLINVLASRNVTRLGMIDLMGRVLRGRHLNHPLVRAGVGKEVVVSWASPVDLHLDGDLAGKVLRLRARVLPASVTLLNA, encoded by the coding sequence ATGACCGTGGCCGCAGTCCCGCGCATGTATGCGGTCGTGCTCAACCCGCAGGCTGGAGGTGGAGCCGCCGCGCGCGCCTGGCCGTCTCTGCGCGTCGAACTGGAAGCGCGCGGTCTGCCCTATGTCCTGATTCAGGAACCGAGCGGCGAAGCCGCGTTGGCCCGCGTGAAGGCTCTGGAGGCCGACGTGGCCGTGCTCGCCGTGGGTGGAGACGGTACCGTTGGAGCGCTCCTGCCGGCCATCGTCGGGACTGGGCGGCCCCTGGGCATCCTGCCTCTGGGCACCGGGAACGACTTTGCCGGCATGCTCAGGCTCCGTCCCGGACAGCTTGGCCCGGCCCTCGACCGGCTGCGTTACGCCCCCCGCCTCGTGGATGCACTGGAAGTCACCATCGAGGCAGGTGAGCAGCAGGGTCGCCATGCGGTGCTGCTGAACGGCCTCGGCATGGGCTTCGATGCCCAGGTCGCCGCGACGATGGCCAGCGCTCCGTCCCGGTTGCAGGGCTTCTCCCGCTATGCGTGGGCCGCTCTCGTGACGGTGCGAGAACTGTCCCTGACGCCAGTCACCATCACGATGGATGGCGCCCTGCTCTATGACGGGCCGAGCGCCCTGGTGGCCGTCATGAACGGCACCCGCTACGGGGGAGGGTTCCAGATCAGCCCGGACAGCGACGTGCGGGACGGGTTGATCAACGTCCTGGCCAGCCGAAACGTGACGCGCCTGGGGATGATTGACCTGATGGGCCGTGTTCTACGGGGCCGGCACCTGAATCACCCACTCGTCCGTGCGGGCGTCGGTAAAGAGGTGGTGGTGTCCTGGGCTTCGCCCGTCGATCTACACCTGGACGGGGATCTGGCCGGGAAGGTTTTGCGCCTGCGCGCCCGCGTTTTGCCAGCATCGGTCACGCTGTTGAATGCCTGA
- the asnS gene encoding asparagine--tRNA ligase: MTLHTTIHELRQHVGETVTLHAWLTDKSGKGKIHFLKLRDGSGFVQGTVFKGDVTEEVFEAAKRLMQEQAITITGEVRADNRAPGGVELAVRDLSPVSENHGEYPITPKEHGIEFLMDHRHVWLRHRRPWAIMRVRDAIQRAIVDFFHGEGFVRFDAPFFTPNAAEGTTELFEIDLFGEDKAYLSQTGQLHAEAGAFAFGKVYTFGPTFRAEKSKTRRHLLEFWMVEPEVAPSNHIANMDLQERFVSFIVRRVLDGCQTELELLGRDQTKLRGAAEGNYPRVTYTEALEIVRQHIEARDLPPNVQDDVQPVEWGDDLGAPHETILGHHFDRPVIIEKYPAAIKAFYMQPDPADPRVALCDDMIAPDGYGEIIGGSERIHDYDLLKSRIEHEGLPLEAFDWYLDLRRIGSVPHAGFGMGLERVVAWITGIDHIREAIPFPRMLTRMRP, translated from the coding sequence ATGACCCTCCACACCACCATCCACGAGCTCAGACAGCACGTCGGCGAGACCGTGACCCTGCATGCCTGGCTGACCGACAAGAGCGGAAAAGGCAAGATTCATTTCCTCAAACTCCGTGACGGCAGCGGCTTCGTGCAGGGCACGGTGTTCAAGGGAGACGTGACCGAGGAGGTCTTCGAGGCCGCGAAACGCCTGATGCAGGAGCAGGCGATCACGATCACAGGAGAAGTGCGGGCCGACAACCGTGCGCCCGGCGGTGTGGAACTTGCGGTGCGTGACCTCTCCCCCGTCAGCGAGAACCACGGCGAGTATCCGATCACCCCCAAGGAACACGGCATCGAGTTTCTGATGGATCACCGGCACGTGTGGCTGCGGCACCGCCGCCCGTGGGCCATCATGCGCGTTCGGGACGCGATCCAGCGGGCGATCGTAGACTTCTTCCACGGCGAGGGCTTCGTGCGGTTCGATGCGCCGTTCTTCACACCGAACGCCGCCGAGGGAACGACCGAACTATTCGAGATCGACCTGTTCGGCGAGGACAAGGCCTACCTGAGCCAGACCGGACAACTTCATGCCGAGGCGGGCGCGTTCGCGTTCGGCAAGGTCTACACCTTCGGGCCGACCTTCCGTGCCGAGAAGAGCAAGACGCGCCGGCACCTGCTGGAATTCTGGATGGTCGAACCGGAAGTCGCGCCGAGTAATCACATCGCGAACATGGATCTCCAGGAACGCTTCGTGTCATTCATCGTGCGGCGCGTGCTGGACGGCTGCCAGACGGAACTGGAACTGCTGGGCCGGGATCAAACCAAACTGAGGGGAGCCGCCGAGGGGAATTACCCGCGAGTGACGTACACCGAAGCGCTGGAGATCGTCCGGCAGCACATCGAGGCCCGCGACCTGCCCCCGAACGTGCAGGACGACGTGCAGCCTGTCGAATGGGGCGACGACCTGGGCGCGCCGCACGAGACGATCCTGGGACATCACTTCGACCGACCGGTGATTATCGAGAAGTACCCGGCAGCCATCAAGGCGTTCTACATGCAGCCCGATCCGGCTGATCCGCGCGTGGCGCTGTGCGACGACATGATCGCGCCCGACGGCTACGGCGAGATCATCGGTGGAAGCGAGCGCATCCACGATTACGACCTGCTGAAATCCCGCATCGAGCACGAGGGCTTGCCGCTGGAAGCGTTCGATTGGTACCTGGATCTGCGCCGGATCGGCAGCGTGCCGCACGCCGGCTTCGGGATGGGGTTGGAGCGTGTTGTGGCGTGGATCACCGGAATCGACCACATCCGCGAGGCCATTCCCTTCCCGCGCATGTTGACCAGAATGCGGCCCTGA
- the tpiA gene encoding triose-phosphate isomerase, producing MRNLLALNWKMNKTPSEARSWAAELGERYEEGNAELAVMAPFVTISTLAANLPAGVGLGAQDVSAHESGAYTGETSAAMLADVGVQYVVVGHSERRDYHGETDNVVAAKAKLVQANGLLPIVCVGEKLDVREKGQQVAYTLAQLHGSLEGVGSDVVIAYEPVWAIGTGKTATADDAEELAVAIRSALEERYGKKSSEIRVLYGGSVKPDNIASICAKPNINGALVGGASLKVADVLGMNDALKDA from the coding sequence ATGAGGAACCTCCTGGCCCTGAACTGGAAGATGAACAAGACCCCCAGCGAGGCCCGCAGCTGGGCGGCGGAACTGGGCGAGCGCTACGAGGAAGGCAATGCGGAGCTGGCCGTAATGGCCCCATTCGTGACGATCTCCACCCTGGCCGCGAACCTCCCTGCCGGCGTGGGTCTGGGCGCGCAGGATGTCTCGGCACACGAGTCCGGCGCGTACACGGGCGAGACCAGCGCCGCCATGCTCGCCGATGTGGGCGTGCAATACGTGGTCGTCGGGCACAGTGAGCGGCGCGACTACCACGGCGAGACAGACAACGTGGTGGCCGCCAAGGCGAAACTGGTGCAGGCGAATGGTCTGTTGCCCATCGTCTGTGTGGGCGAAAAGCTCGACGTGCGTGAGAAGGGCCAACAGGTCGCCTACACCCTGGCGCAGTTGCACGGCAGCCTAGAAGGCGTCGGTTCGGATGTCGTTATTGCCTACGAACCCGTGTGGGCGATCGGCACCGGGAAGACCGCCACGGCAGACGATGCCGAGGAACTTGCCGTGGCCATCCGCTCCGCACTGGAGGAACGCTACGGCAAGAAGTCGTCGGAGATTCGCGTGCTGTACGGCGGGAGCGTGAAGCCGGACAACATCGCGAGCATCTGCGCGAAGCCGAACATCAACGGCGCCCTGGTGGGTGGCGCGAGCCTGAAAGTCGCTGACGTGCTCGGCATGAACGACGCGCTCAAAGACGCCTGA
- the pgk gene encoding phosphoglycerate kinase, with translation MQNLNQLDVKGKRVLVRVDYNVPVKEGVVQDDTRVTASLPTIRALLDAGARNVILLSHFGRPKNGPEDKYSLRPVAPVLEKVLGRPVTFIGGTADSDETLAAVQALPEGAVALLENVRFSAGEEKNNPELNEKFARLGDAFVLDAFGSAHRAHSSVSGVAGKLPHAAGTLLQTEVDALGKLLDGAERPYVVIIGGAKVSDKLLVIENLLPTVDRMLIGGGMAYTFVKAQGGKIGKSIHEDDFLDKARELLDKYAGKIVLPTDTLVGDAFSNDANTRVVPTNAIPDDWEGMDIGPDSQAAFTAALKGAKTVFWNGPMGVFEFAKFAGGTNAIAKAVADLGPDTYSVIGGGDSVSAINKSGQADRVGHISTGGGASLELLEGKALPGVEAMK, from the coding sequence ATGCAGAACCTGAATCAACTCGATGTGAAGGGGAAGCGCGTGCTGGTGCGCGTGGATTACAACGTTCCCGTGAAAGAGGGCGTGGTGCAGGACGATACGCGCGTGACGGCCAGTCTGCCGACGATCCGGGCGCTGCTGGATGCCGGAGCGCGGAACGTGATCCTGCTGAGCCATTTCGGTCGCCCGAAGAACGGCCCGGAGGACAAGTACAGCCTGCGTCCCGTCGCGCCGGTGCTGGAGAAGGTGCTGGGCCGCCCCGTGACCTTTATCGGTGGCACGGCGGACAGCGACGAGACCCTGGCCGCCGTGCAGGCCCTCCCTGAGGGTGCAGTGGCCCTGCTGGAGAACGTGCGGTTCAGTGCCGGTGAGGAGAAGAACAACCCGGAGCTGAACGAGAAGTTCGCGCGCCTGGGCGACGCTTTCGTGCTGGACGCCTTCGGCAGCGCGCACCGGGCGCACTCGTCGGTCAGCGGCGTGGCGGGGAAGCTGCCGCACGCGGCGGGCACCCTCCTCCAGACGGAAGTGGACGCGCTGGGCAAGCTGCTGGACGGCGCGGAGCGGCCCTATGTGGTGATCATTGGCGGGGCGAAGGTCAGCGACAAGTTGCTGGTCATCGAGAATCTGCTGCCCACGGTCGACCGCATGCTGATCGGCGGCGGCATGGCCTACACCTTCGTGAAGGCCCAGGGCGGCAAGATCGGCAAGAGCATCCACGAGGACGATTTCCTGGACAAGGCGCGTGAACTGCTGGACAAGTACGCGGGCAAGATCGTGCTGCCCACCGACACGCTCGTCGGGGACGCCTTCAGCAACGACGCGAACACGCGCGTGGTGCCCACGAACGCCATCCCGGACGACTGGGAGGGCATGGACATCGGCCCGGACAGCCAGGCGGCGTTCACCGCGGCCCTGAAGGGGGCGAAGACGGTCTTCTGGAACGGCCCGATGGGCGTGTTCGAGTTCGCGAAGTTCGCGGGCGGCACGAACGCCATCGCGAAGGCAGTGGCGGATCTCGGGCCGGACACCTACAGCGTGATCGGCGGCGGGGATTCGGTCAGTGCCATCAACAAGAGTGGCCAAGCAGACCGCGTGGGCCACATCAGCACCGGGGGCGGCGCGAGCCTGGAGTTGCTGGAGGGCAAGGCGCTGCCGGGCGTGGAGGCGATGAAATGA
- the gap gene encoding type I glyceraldehyde-3-phosphate dehydrogenase — protein sequence MKVGINGFGRIGRLVFRVLEARGVEVVAINDLTDNKTLATLLKYDSTAGRFNGTVEYDEDSLTVNGKKIHALAERDPANIKWGELGADIVIESTGIFTSREGASKHLEGGAKKVIITAPAKNEDISIVLGVNEQDYDPAKHNIISNASCTTNSLGAPMKLLDEAFGIEKAIMTTVHSYTNDQRVLDLPHSDLRRARAAAVNIIPTSTGAAKAVSQVYPALKGKFDGTSLRVPTPVGSISDVVVILKRDVTVAEVNKVFKDAADGSHKGIIEYTEDPIVLQDIVGNAHSAIIDGGLTMAMGSLVKFFSWYDNEWGYSNRIADLTQLVSDKG from the coding sequence ATGAAAGTAGGCATTAACGGCTTTGGCCGCATCGGTCGTCTGGTGTTCCGGGTTCTCGAAGCGCGCGGCGTCGAGGTGGTCGCGATCAACGACCTGACCGACAACAAGACCCTCGCCACCCTCCTGAAGTACGACAGCACCGCCGGCCGCTTCAACGGCACGGTCGAATACGACGAAGACAGCCTCACGGTGAACGGCAAGAAGATCCACGCCCTGGCAGAACGTGACCCCGCCAACATCAAGTGGGGCGAGCTGGGTGCGGACATCGTGATCGAGTCCACCGGGATCTTCACCAGCCGCGAGGGGGCCAGCAAGCACCTGGAAGGCGGCGCGAAAAAGGTCATCATCACCGCGCCCGCCAAGAACGAGGACATCAGCATCGTGCTCGGTGTGAACGAGCAGGACTACGATCCCGCCAAACACAACATCATCAGCAACGCCAGCTGCACCACGAACAGCCTGGGCGCGCCCATGAAGCTGCTCGACGAGGCCTTCGGCATCGAGAAGGCCATCATGACGACCGTGCACAGCTACACCAACGACCAGCGCGTGCTGGATCTGCCGCACAGCGATCTGCGCCGTGCCCGCGCCGCCGCCGTGAACATCATTCCCACCAGCACCGGCGCCGCCAAGGCCGTGTCGCAGGTCTACCCGGCCCTGAAGGGCAAGTTCGACGGCACCTCGCTGCGCGTGCCCACGCCTGTCGGCTCGATCAGTGACGTGGTCGTGATCCTGAAGCGCGACGTGACCGTGGCCGAGGTCAACAAGGTCTTCAAGGACGCCGCTGACGGCAGCCACAAGGGCATCATCGAGTACACCGAGGATCCTATCGTGCTTCAGGACATCGTCGGCAACGCGCACAGCGCGATCATCGACGGCGGCCTGACCATGGCGATGGGCAGCCTGGTGAAGTTCTTCAGCTGGTACGACAACGAGTGGGGCTACAGCAACCGCATCGCCGACCTGACGCAACTTGTGTCTGACAAGGGTTGA
- a CDS encoding YceI family protein has translation MSSRLRVLLALCTLSSTLAVPVFYSAQAGTATFEHRVLFVTVRGTIPGVTASVVLDPEALAGSQGTVTVPVVNLNTGIGLRDNDARSERALDAAHHPNATFVLDGIPGGRLIEGVTLETTVVGKLTVKATTLSINAPVKATLVGGQINVATQFKFNPHDFGVNYPNSSNVVTVNVSFTLLPPR, from the coding sequence ATGTCGTCCCGCCTGCGCGTTCTATTGGCCCTGTGCACCCTGAGTTCGACCCTTGCCGTCCCAGTCTTTTACTCGGCGCAGGCCGGGACGGCCACCTTCGAGCACCGGGTGCTGTTCGTGACGGTGCGAGGCACCATTCCCGGCGTCACGGCCAGCGTCGTCCTCGACCCGGAGGCTCTGGCCGGATCACAGGGCACGGTGACGGTTCCCGTCGTGAACCTCAACACGGGTATCGGCTTGCGAGACAACGATGCGCGCAGTGAACGTGCCCTCGACGCGGCCCATCATCCCAACGCGACCTTCGTTCTGGACGGCATCCCCGGCGGGCGGCTGATTGAGGGGGTGACGCTCGAGACCACGGTGGTCGGCAAGCTTACTGTGAAGGCCACGACCCTCAGCATCAATGCGCCGGTCAAGGCCACGCTGGTCGGTGGGCAGATCAACGTGGCCACGCAGTTTAAGTTCAATCCGCACGATTTCGGCGTGAATTACCCGAACTCCAGCAATGTCGTGACCGTGAATGTGTCGTTCACGCTGCTCCCTCCCCGCTGA
- a CDS encoding aspartate kinase — protein sequence MSDTLLVMKYGGTNMQDARAIRHSASLAARSLHEGVRVVVVVSAMAGVTNQLLQLADAAQSGDIARANDEIAAMRTRHFTAAQELGAAPDSDTVRELREMHETLRQAVYGVYLLRELTPRSRDLIVAFGERLSAPLMALALEQQGLRAHHLTGGEAGILTDMHFGNARPLPGTYARIKDRLSGLLSAGVTPVVSGFMGETEKGAITTLGRGGTDFSATIIGKALGATEVWGWKDVDGVMSADPRVVKDARNIDVLSYGEVMELAYFGAKVLHPLAVTPLQDSGIPLRLKNSSDPDFAGTLVQAHPRDEAGHPVKAVTAIRNVSIINVSGAGVLGIPEVIASVFDAIARENVTLLMVSQSSSMSNVSLAVQTVDAERTLNALRAGVSLELQVEQQNDVAVLAIVGSGMRGQKGVSARLFTALAAQDVNILMISQGSSELNISVAVEAGHVDAATRSVHAAFNLGTPVNAAG from the coding sequence ATGAGTGACACCCTTCTCGTCATGAAGTACGGCGGTACGAATATGCAGGATGCCCGCGCCATCCGTCACAGCGCGTCGCTGGCCGCCCGCAGCCTCCACGAAGGTGTGCGCGTGGTTGTGGTCGTGTCGGCCATGGCCGGTGTAACGAACCAGCTGCTCCAACTGGCCGACGCGGCGCAGTCCGGGGACATCGCCCGTGCCAATGACGAGATCGCCGCGATGCGCACCCGTCATTTCACGGCCGCGCAGGAGCTCGGCGCGGCCCCCGACAGCGACACGGTGCGTGAACTCCGGGAGATGCACGAGACCCTGCGGCAGGCCGTCTACGGCGTGTACCTCCTGCGCGAACTCACGCCCCGCAGCCGCGACCTGATCGTGGCGTTCGGCGAGAGGCTCTCCGCTCCGCTGATGGCCCTGGCCCTCGAGCAGCAGGGCCTGCGCGCCCATCATCTGACCGGCGGCGAGGCAGGCATCCTCACCGACATGCACTTCGGGAATGCCCGACCTCTGCCCGGCACCTACGCGCGCATCAAGGATCGCCTGAGCGGCCTGCTGAGCGCGGGCGTGACCCCGGTGGTCTCCGGGTTCATGGGGGAGACCGAGAAGGGCGCCATCACGACCCTGGGGCGCGGTGGCACGGATTTCAGCGCCACGATCATCGGCAAGGCGCTGGGGGCCACCGAGGTCTGGGGCTGGAAGGACGTGGACGGCGTGATGAGCGCCGATCCCCGGGTCGTCAAGGACGCCCGTAACATCGACGTCCTCAGCTACGGCGAGGTCATGGAACTCGCGTACTTCGGCGCGAAGGTGCTGCACCCCCTGGCGGTCACGCCCCTGCAGGACAGCGGTATTCCGCTGCGGCTCAAGAATTCCTCCGATCCGGATTTCGCCGGGACGCTCGTCCAGGCCCACCCGCGCGACGAGGCGGGGCACCCCGTCAAGGCCGTGACGGCCATCCGCAACGTCAGCATCATCAACGTGAGCGGCGCGGGCGTGCTCGGCATCCCAGAAGTCATCGCCAGCGTGTTCGACGCGATCGCCCGCGAGAACGTGACCCTGCTGATGGTGTCGCAGAGCTCCAGCATGAGCAACGTGTCGCTGGCGGTACAGACCGTGGATGCCGAGCGTACCCTGAACGCGCTGCGCGCCGGGGTGAGTCTGGAACTTCAGGTCGAGCAGCAGAACGACGTGGCCGTTCTGGCTATCGTGGGCAGCGGCATGCGCGGACAGAAAGGCGTATCGGCGCGTCTGTTCACGGCGCTTGCCGCACAGGACGTGAACATCCTCATGATCTCCCAGGGCAGCAGTGAGCTGAACATCAGCGTGGCCGTCGAGGCGGGCCATGTTGACGCCGCCACCCGCTCCGTCCACGCCGCCTTCAACCTGGGCACGCCAGTCAACGCGGCCGGCTGA